In the Oscillospiraceae bacterium genome, CACGCAAATAGTTGTCAGCCGCCCATACACGGATGCCCTGTACTTCGGCCGCCTTGGGATAGTAGTAAATGGGCGGTTCGTTGGACACGGAAAAGAACATATTGCGCAGATGTGCCGTGCTTTTCTCGCTGAGAAGCGCTGCACTCTCGGCGGTTTTGGCAAACTGCATCGGGTCAGGCGCAGGCAGCAGATGCTCCATTTCGTACAGCTTTTTGTGAATGTCGATGAGCCCGCGCTGTTCCAAGCGGATACGATTCAAAAGTACGTCAGGATTCAAGCGCAGCCTCCTTTTTGTAGTAGCTGACAGTGCCGTCTTCGGCCACGGTGCAGAACCCGGCCACTTGCGGAATGTCCAGCAACTCAATCTGGGAGGTATCCTCTACGACCACGATGCGCTTGCCGGCATCTTTCTGTGGCTTGTGCAGCAGCTGGCAAATCATAGTCTCTTTGCCCTGCGGGATAGGCACGATTTCATACAGCTCTCCATTTGCAAAACAGAGAATAGCTGCCGGAAATTCTGCAACTGTGTGGTATTCCACCTGATCGATGAAGTCGAGCAGAACCCAGACGCAGCGGGATAAGTCCTTGTCTGCATTGTTTCGTGCTTCTTGATTTGCGTAGTAGCGGCAATTTTCGGCACGGTAAACGCGCCCCTCTTTCAGCATGTGGGCGAGTAAGGTCTTTGCCGTTGCCTCTTTTTCGGGAAAGAACCGGCAAAGCTGTTCTTCGGTCAGACCGGGATACAGCGAAATGTTATGCAGCATTTCAGCGGCTTCCCGCTGATAAATCGCTGCGCGGTTTTTCAATACAATCACCATCCTTATTGCGCATAAGGAACGCATAAAGACGTATTAAGCACTGCCAACAGCATAGCCACAGGCAACTAATACGCAATCATTACGTCCTTTTGCGTATTCGACTTTTTATTGCGTAATCATTGCGTCAAGGCGGACGTATTACGGTCATCTGCAAAACCTCCCAAAATCAGAAAATGCCCAAAACAAAAAGAGCCGTGCCTGAAAAAGTCAGGTACGACTCTGTGTGAAAATGTCCAACCTTTTTGGCTGAACCCTATTTTGAACATACTAATTGTAACATACGAGATTATACACGTATATACAATCACTGTGCGGATGTTGTGCAGATGTAATGCGAGTGCGGCAAAAAACTTTCAAGGCAGTGCATCTGGCGCAATCTTGATTCTTTGGCGTATAGGCATTATAATGCAAAAGAAAGCAAAGAAAAGGAATCATCGATTTTATGGATAACCAATTATTGCAGATACAAAACAGAACCTGCCGCATCTACGGCACTGCCAGCGCCGAATACCTGCTGCTGCAAATGGTGGATGAACATGACCTTGCAGGGATGGAGCGGGAAGTTGAAGCTATACGTCGGCAAACCGCGCATCTATTTTTGCTGGCCGCTGTCCAAGTAGAGAACTGGAACGATGACTTATCTCCGTGGCCTGCACCGCCCGTGTGGGGCAAGCAAGGTTTTGGCGGCAGGGCGGAGGATACGCTTGCATGGCTGGAGCAGGCTGTGCCGGGCATTAGCCAACAGTATTCTATAAAGGAAGATTGTAAGGTTATTTTAGGCGGCTACTCACTGGCTGGACTGTTTGCTCTGTGGGCGGCAACACAAACGAACGCGCTGTATGGCACGGCGGCGGCTTCGCCGTCCGTGTGGTTTCCCGGCTGGCTGGAATACGAAGCGGCGCACCCTATTCAGACCCGGCGCGTTTATCTCAGCCTTGGCGATCGCGAGGAGCACACCAAAAACCAGACTATGGCATCAGTAGGTGACAACATCCGCGCCCTGCACAGCGCCCTGACCCAGCGCGGAAAAGACTGCAAACTGGAATGGAACGCAGGCGGCCACTTCAAGGATGCCGACCTACGGACAGCGAAGGCATTTGCCTGGGTTATGGAAGGAAAACAATAAAGTGACGATTTTAATAGATGCTGATGGCTGCCCGGTGGTGGATCTGACTATACAGACAGCCGCAAAATACAAAGTACCTGTGCTGATTCTATGTGATACAGCCCACCAAATCCAACGCGACGGAGCGCAAACCTTGACCTTTGACAAGGGTGCCGACAGCGTAGATTTTGCACTGGTGAACCGCGTACACCCCGGCGACCTTGTAATTACGCAGGATTACGGGCTGGCAAGTATGTGTCTGGCGCGCTGCGCCCGTGTGCTGAACCAGAACGGCTTAGAGTACACATCCGAAAATATTGATAGTCTGTTGTTCCGCCGCCACGAAAACAAAAAGCTCCTTCGTGCCGGAAAGCACCCTAAAGGGGCTTCCAAACGAACGAAGGAGCAGAACATGGCCTATAAAAATGCCTTAGAGAAAATCTTGCAGACTGTGTGAGCGCCATAACAAAAACAGCCTTTCCCGCGTGCTTCCAAGAAAGCATAGGGAAAGGCTGTTTTTATTTCAAAGTTATTGCTTCGCTTGCAAGATTTTACAGCGCACTGCCAGAGCATCAACCAAGATGTTGGCACGGTTTGGCTCACCGAAATGCGCTTGTTCAAAAATTGCAAGAACCTCATCTTTACAATCATCCAGCGCAGCAAGATTCAGCGCTGGCAATCCATCTCTTGCAAGGGCAAGCTGTGCCTGCTGTGTGGCAGCGAACGGTTTGGCGGGGGCATCGGCCAGTGCGTCGATTTTGGAGGCGTACTGGTCGAACCAAAGGCTCGTGCCGCTGTCAAAAATCGGTGCGAAACCGACCCATTCCAGCGTTACTGCGTCACGGATAGCGCCAAAATTGCCGAAGTGACGATCCTGATTACAAATCAGATAATCCAGAATCATCATCTGTTGCAACCGCTCGGGCACATCCGGGATACCCAGCTTTTCACAGCAAGCGAGGAAATGGTCGTAGGCGCTCACACCGTCCGCGCGGGGGAAAGCCGAAAAGATATAGTAGGCGCTGACAAAGTCCTGCCGGTCGGTTGTCATATTCGGGCAAACGGAATAGGGCTTGTCCCCCTCAAACAGCAGGCTGTATTCCACATGCGGGATGCCCAGCTTGCGGCAGAGCAGGGAAGCGACAACCTCGTTGAACGGCTCCTGCTGGGCCATGCCGCTACCGCCCTTTACCAACACACGCTGGCAGTTCAGAATCTTCCATTTCTTTTTCAGCCAGCCGTCCGAGGTGTTGCAGGGGGAGGCAAGGTCAATGCTGTCCTGCTGCGGAATCTGCCCAAACAGAATGTTGCCGACATCTTCCGAAAAATCATTATTATAGAAATTGACCTTGCTCCATTCCAGTGGCTGTTCTGCAGGATTGAGCCAGTATTGATCGGACAGGCTTAGTGCAAAGCACTTCATCATCAAAGTGCTGGCGGACAGCTGTAACTTCTTCTGAACCTGCAAATCCTCCAGCGCACGGTGAAATCCCGAACGGCTGGCAGGGATGGTACGTCCGGCCAACCAAAGATTCAGATTCTTGGCAAGCTCCTTGTGGTCGGGGGCGTATAGTCCAATCGGCAGGTGAGCAGGTTGCAGCACATCGTCTACACGGTATACCGTGCCGCTGATGTCATTGACGCTCAGCACGGCAACGACAGTTTCACGGTGCATCAAAATATACTTCATATGTCCAGCCCACCTTTCAAATAAGTTATATCCATATTATACAAGGCAATGCGCATTTTAGCAACATTTTGTTGCGTGATGATTCTACTTTCTATGCCGCATAGCAACCCGTGATGTATGAAATCTGTATTGAAGAATTGAAACTGATTCCTATATCAAAAAATCCGTATGCGTGTTCAGCTATCATTCCTGTCTGCCAGCATAGTGTTCAAAGTTGTCCCGCAGCAATAAAAAATATATATAATCCTTACTTTGAAAGTGACTGCATTAACAATGAAAAACTTATCCCATGGAACGCCGTGTGCAGTGAAAGCTGCTTGCACGGTGTGGACCGGGGCGAAAGGCTCGAAAGAGTCTGACCTATCGGTATTTTTGTTCCGCTACGAGTACAGCGCCAATTTCTTCTACAAGCTGTGGAAGCGCATCCGCAAGTACAACGGACTTGTGACCGGGCTGACGCAGAATGTGGACGAACTGCTGCGCTCCGACACCGCCCGCCTGATGCTGGCAAACTCGGAATTTTTGGTAATGCTGAACCAGAGCGCCACCGACCGCGCGGAACTGGCGAAGCTGCTGAACATCTCCGACAACCAGCTTGGCTACGTCACCAATGTTCCCGCGGGCTGCGGGCTGATTCGCTGCGCGGGCAATATCGTACCTTTCACAAATTCCTTCCCGAAGGATACAAAGCTCTATAAACTGATGTCGACCAACCCGTCCGAGAAAAAGGAGTAAATCTTTGCATTATAAAAATAGAGGACCGCCGAAGCGGTCCGAAGGGGTGCTACAAACTTGAATTCGACGCTATGATATTTCCTTTTCGTCATCTCTCGGTGGTCGAACATAGCGTAGCATTTCTTTTACACAAGCACCGAATTGCAAGAAATTGGATTTTGCTTCTTTTAGTGTTATTCCATGATTGGAGTCGCTTGGCTCGTTATCAGAAGTGATGAACGGGTCATTCTCCCAAAAGCAAACGGGACAAATATACCCACAATCTTCATCTGCCGGGACATTGTAGGTAAGAAATCCACAACAAGGACATGGATATTTTTTCATTACGGAGTTTGTTCGCCCCTTTCATTTTTCAAATTTATAGACCTATTTTAATGCTGCCAAATATTGTTTTCCAAATCCCGCAGCCGTCCCTTATAGTCATCTATCAGAGCCTGAACATTTTCCCCCTGCGGGAAGGTCACCAGATAGCCGTCCCCAGCTTCATGAAAGCCGATGATTCCGGCAAGCCCTGCCATCTCGGCCACTTTCAGCAGGGTGTGGTAGTCATACTCGGCGGC is a window encoding:
- a CDS encoding DUF188 domain-containing protein, producing the protein MTILIDADGCPVVDLTIQTAAKYKVPVLILCDTAHQIQRDGAQTLTFDKGADSVDFALVNRVHPGDLVITQDYGLASMCLARCARVLNQNGLEYTSENIDSLLFRRHENKKLLRAGKHPKGASKRTKEQNMAYKNALEKILQTV
- a CDS encoding alpha/beta hydrolase-fold protein — translated: MDNQLLQIQNRTCRIYGTASAEYLLLQMVDEHDLAGMEREVEAIRRQTAHLFLLAAVQVENWNDDLSPWPAPPVWGKQGFGGRAEDTLAWLEQAVPGISQQYSIKEDCKVILGGYSLAGLFALWAATQTNALYGTAAASPSVWFPGWLEYEAAHPIQTRRVYLSLGDREEHTKNQTMASVGDNIRALHSALTQRGKDCKLEWNAGGHFKDADLRTAKAFAWVMEGKQ
- a CDS encoding DUF5697 family protein; translated protein: MKNRAAIYQREAAEMLHNISLYPGLTEEQLCRFFPEKEATAKTLLAHMLKEGRVYRAENCRYYANQEARNNADKDLSRCVWVLLDFIDQVEYHTVAEFPAAILCFANGELYEIVPIPQGKETMICQLLHKPQKDAGKRIVVVEDTSQIELLDIPQVAGFCTVAEDGTVSYYKKEAALES
- a CDS encoding HipA domain-containing protein codes for the protein MKYILMHRETVVAVLSVNDISGTVYRVDDVLQPAHLPIGLYAPDHKELAKNLNLWLAGRTIPASRSGFHRALEDLQVQKKLQLSASTLMMKCFALSLSDQYWLNPAEQPLEWSKVNFYNNDFSEDVGNILFGQIPQQDSIDLASPCNTSDGWLKKKWKILNCQRVLVKGGSGMAQQEPFNEVVASLLCRKLGIPHVEYSLLFEGDKPYSVCPNMTTDRQDFVSAYYIFSAFPRADGVSAYDHFLACCEKLGIPDVPERLQQMMILDYLICNQDRHFGNFGAIRDAVTLEWVGFAPIFDSGTSLWFDQYASKIDALADAPAKPFAATQQAQLALARDGLPALNLAALDDCKDEVLAIFEQAHFGEPNRANILVDALAVRCKILQAKQ
- a CDS encoding CPCC family cysteine-rich protein encodes the protein MKKYPCPCCGFLTYNVPADEDCGYICPVCFWENDPFITSDNEPSDSNHGITLKEAKSNFLQFGACVKEMLRYVRPPRDDEKEIS